The sequence GAAGGCGTAGATGACAGGGTTCAGACAGGagttaaaatacatcagaaagcTCATAAAGGCCTCAGTTGAAGAACCAACCAAGATGTTGCCTGTGAGAATAAAAATGTAGTATGGACAATAGCAAATCAGAAACACAGCTACaacaacaccaagagtcctggctgctttcagctcagacTTCTTCATTGTCAGGGTCATTGAATACTGGGCTGTGGTTTCAACatgagagcgcatggcacgagcctgagacactGCCACAAAAAACACTCTCATATACAGAGCTACAATGACTGTAATGGAAATGATGAACGTCACAAGATCCACTTCTCCTACAACGTTAACCAGACACTCTCCATAGCAGGAATTATACCGACCTGGTTGTTTCAGGTGatcatatgaaatgaaaatgccGTAGAAAATAGAACagatccaacacacacaaacactgatgctAACAACTTTATCAGTGATCCTGGTGGAGTAATGCATGGGGTCACAAATAGCCACATAACGGTCGACTGATACAAGCACCATGTTTAACCCAGAGGCAACAACAAGGATGTAAGGTAAGAGAAAATACAGAGCACACATGAGGTCACCAAGGACCCAGCAGGTCCCTGATGTGAGGATAGTAAACGGAATCACCAGGAGGCCCACGAAGAAGTCTGAGAccgccagagagaggaggatgaggttgGTGGGGGAGTGGAGCTGcctgaaaccacaacacatcaacaatattatcaagaagagaagaagaaaaactcaaaacCACAGAATATCAGAGTAAGAGGGAGGCTGAAGTCACTGCTATGGACTCAGATCAGGTTCATAAGACTGAGAGTTTTATATCAGCTTCTGTAAAATCTCTGCTGGAAGAACCGACATCTGTGGATGtgtagaaaaaacagagaaaatctgacATCTTCAACTACAACAACTCTTTTCTACAGATTaacaaactgtttttcacaAGTTTACGAAAGCTCACAAAACTCACaagctgaaaaaataatcaaaatcatTTCAAAAACTCTTCAGGGCAGTGTAACAGTAATCCAAgtgataaaaatgaatcaatatCTGTTTTCAAACATTAGTTGTGCTTCAGTGTCTCACACAGTGTGGGATCATTTCACAAACTCACAGTCTTACTGAGCCTCACATgattttcaaatgttaaaaacagtcagttaGTTGCATGAGTTATGAAAGCATCTCTGTGTGATGCAACATAAAACATATTCAAAGAGACATTGCTAAAGACAGTGCTCATGGTTTTCAGACATTCTGACATCTTCAACTTCAGTAACTCACACAgctcacacatcacacaagcTCTGAAATTCACTGACATTTCACAGTTGAGAGATTTCTATCTACCTGtagtgggagatggagatgatgaccagcaggttgaGAATGACAGtcagcacagagatgaagaacagcAGGATGTAAATGAACACAGCCTCAGAGGGAGGAGGCTTCGGCTTCTTGCAGGAGGTGTTGAGGAGCTGTGGGAAGCAGAGttcatcttcttccatcatcagagaggagaagctgctgagctctgacagctgtatgaccacagctctgtctgtgtacagCTCATTTATCTCCTCTCCCGACGTAAACTCTCCTCCCCCCTCGGTCCATGAATCAAATTTGCCAAAGTTGTTCCTGTCATGTGTCACCCCACCACCCTACACTGTGTATAAGTCTACatcatctttttctctgcttttatgtctgtcacttcttttcttctactaaaGTTAGCATACTAACCAGCTAGTCCAAGCCCATCTCCTCTTTTTGGAGATATCTCTATTCACACCTTTAAGGCAGATGACCTGTGACAGGTCACCTGCatatcaagtcaagtcaagtcaaattttatttatatagcaccaatttacaacagaagttatctggaggctctgtacatatagagcaggtctagaccgtactttttatcttataaaatttacagagagaaacccaacagatccaccatgtgcagcactaggcgactgtggcaaggaaaaacctccttttaagaggcagaaacctcgagcagaaccggactcagggtgggcggccatctgcctcgaccggttgggtttagacagagagggggggtggggggatggggtaaaagaaagacaacattgcagatacacagactaggtcaaaatgtaaatagtagtagtaataataataataatagtaataatgatgattattattattattatagctaaaggaataataatgacaagtGAAACATTAGTAGCACTAACTTTATCActaacactagtaaatgtttaattattgtcgcatcatgggttgagctggatcatgggagcagcaggagactctccagctctggaggcagaaccctgcagtaagagacagtagcagagagcatgatgcattgagactgacccaacccgccaagggaaaaatggtatcctgaaataggaaccagaataatatgctagttaaaagttaaggcataaagatgagtttttagtttggatttaaaggcctcaactgagtcagcctgtctaatatcaatagggaggttgttccagaggaagggggcccgataggagaaggccctgcagcctgctgacttctttttaactctggggacagacagcagccctgcactctgagaacgcagagcacgggagggaatataagggttaagaagatcagacaggtatgagggggctaacCCATTTCAAATTTTATatgtcattaagagaactttaaagtctgatctaacatgaatagggagccagtgaagggaggctaaaaccggggtaatatggtcaaaccttctcgatttggtcagcattctagctgcagcattctggaccatttgcagacttttagtgctagcacgtggtagtcctgaaagcaaaacattacaataatccagtctagaggaaacaaaggcatgaACTACaatttcagcatctgccatggaaaaaaaagaccgaatcctagctatattgcgtaggtgaaaaaggcggtctttgtaatgtctttaatatgctgatcaaaggaaagagcaggatcaagtgtgacacccagatttttggctgttgtactttgagaaatcacacagttgtcaagggatatagttacttgatcaaactggtgtctatatcgtgctgggccaataaccagcatttcagttttgtctgagttaagaagcaggaagttttgagacatccagcttttaacagatgcagcagatctctagttccctaatttgagaggcattgtcagcctttataggcacatatagctgggtatcatcagcataacagtgaaaattaattccaggACTCcaaataatttggccaagaggagaaatagaaagagagaaaagcagggggccaagaacagaaccctggtATGGTGTTATtaccacagacacactgagttctgtcagataagtaagattttaaccagtCACCCATGATTAGAATgtcatcactatatgtgacaagacatgataaaaaatttccaaattcatccgaaaactgtgagtaggggccaggtggtctgtaaagtaccacaaggtgGAGTGGTGGCAATCTATTTCCCTGGTGATGGAGATCTGAAGCCACTGGAgaaggtttcaatactacagcctcAAAGGAGTTAGAATCAacattaagagctgaggttagaccaaagaaagacttataaattaaagcGACACCCCCACCTTTTTGTGTAGCCCAAGCAACGTGTGCATTTGTatactcaggtggggaagcttcatttaatgGCAGAAACATATCTGgtttaagccatgtttcacatagaccaatcatatccagattatgttcaagaatcaagtcatttatcaataatgccttggtagaaagtgaaagtgatttaaaatgtcaacagtCTTCTTTCAGTTGTTACACTCTTCACCTCACTAAAAACATCTCAATTGTGTTGGACTGGCTAGCTGTTAGCTAACTAACTCTGTTATTTTGAGCTACTGCCAGCTTGGAGTGATCTTAATTGCCCCCATTGATGTTAGCCTTTGCTGACTTAGATGGTGAGCAAgcagtgtttttgaatgaaCACCAAGTTTAGGCAGGTGAAGAAGAAGTCCTTTGTTTGCTCGTGTCCTCTGGAGTGCAGCTTCTCTCTGCACAAAGAGAACCAGCATAAAGTCTGTCTCATCTGTCTGGGCATTTGGGTCAGTGCTAGTCAAATCTGAGCCTTAGTCCTAGTGGTGTTAGCCAGCCACAGCCTGATCTAGCCATTCACCTGTCAGCTTATCTGGCCACATCTCAAGACCCTACTTTCCAAACACTGCAGGTTCTTCACTTCTCAGCTGGACTAAACTGCTCGTGTGCTGAGCTCTGTCACCATGTTACAAACATATCAGACAATGTCTTTGTCATAGCTGGGAACATAAGGTGCCCCCTGACAATTCACTAGATAAGAGTTTCCTTGGACTACATACTTTGTGCCCTACAGCACTCTCTCTGTGCAGAGGGTTGTGTGAGAGGGTAGGTGGAGTATGACAGGCATTTTTAAGACCAGCCAACAGTTGCCAGAAATCAGATTATGGATGGAGGCGTGTCTATCTTACCTGGAAGACACAGTACACAGAGCAGCCTTGGACATAACACTGTCTGCCGTAACAAGGTTGCTCTAAAGCAGCCTCCCAGTTAACAAGATACAAGATACAATGGATGCACTCACCACCTCAAATGGGAATCAGCAAGCACACTGTCCTTCCAACTGATGTGTTGAATTTTCAGATTAAACTCTTGCCGGAATAAACTCCATCACATTAAACAACTGTTTTTGATCTtgctgtgaaaaacaagagGGTTATGATTTACGTATACCACAGAGGTCTGACTGGAAGAGACGTATCAAAACAATCCAGGGCTAGAATAAGGTTCCAAGGCCTCCTTCTCCATGGTGGAATAATGTTTCTGATGCAAGCttctgagaaaacagaaggatGTTTAACTGCCACTGAGTCATCCTGAAGAGGAACAGCCCCAACACCAGCATCACTTGCATCAATAGCTAGTTTGAAGGGCCTGAAGGGGCACACCAAAGTTCGCAATGGCCTCTATTTTGGCCTCAATGGAACATACCTTTCCACGTCACCAGGTTCAAGGTCAAATTTGCAGAAACAATCTTATGTAAAACCTCTTCCAACTGAGCTACATGATGAAACCAGGAAGAGTTGTAAATCACCACACCACACTCACTGACCCAATGCTTTACCACTTATGGATGGCTATACTAGCCTGCAAAGCAGATCCTGAGAGTGCCAAAAGCACCAATATTTTGTCCCCTGGAGACAATGCCTGATGCCTTGCCTTTTTATCATACCATCCTTTCAGTGAATTTTCAGGAGCGCTCACTAACCCTGAGCTGGGAACCTGTTGGTTGGGAATGAAGTCATCTGCCATTTGGGCCTGCAGCTTCTGCAGTCATAGAAGCAAAACGCAGATGTGGGAGGAGTTCCAGGAGGCTGTAGAGAAGGACTTTCAGTTGGCCTCAAGGTTCTGGCAAACCATTCAGGGAGGCTGTGTTCAGCTGGGTGGGAGAACTGCTGACCTGGACTGAGCTCCTGAACCTGACCAAGATGGCCTCTGTGTCTAAGGTAGAGTCTCGAGGGAAGTCCTACCCATACCCCTGTTTTGTGGAGTTGGAGAAGGCTTATGACTGTGTTCCCCAAGGGACTTTGTGGGGGACACTGGGGGATTATGGGGTACTGGGGCTGCCTGAAGACAATCATCAGGTTCTTGTAAAACCAAAGTGGGAGTCGTGTCTGCATCCTCAGcacaaagtaaaacatgttttcagtgggtGTTTGACTCTGTCAAGGTTGCTCCTTATCTCTGATCCTGTTTGTGATGTTCATAGACAGGATTTCAAGGCAAAGCCAAAGTGAGGAGTGTGTCTGTTGTGGGAATATTAGAATTAAGTTGCTGCTCTTTGCAGgtgatgtggttctgttggcttcatctgACCTAGAACTCCAGTGGAATGGTTTGCAGCCAAGTGCCAAGTGGCCGGGATGAGACTCACCACCCACAAGTCTGAGGCAATGGGTCTCTGCTGGAAAACAAGGGATTGTTCCCACTGGGTGACTGGAGAGTTGCTGTCCTAGGTGAAGGAAGTCAACTATCTTGGGGTCTTATTCACAAGTGAGGGTAGGATGGAGCAGGAGATTGACAGGTGTACTGGTCAGCAGTCATACAGACGTTGTACTGGGCTGTTGTGGTGATGAGGGAGCTAAGCCAGAAGGCAAAGCTCTCAGGAAATGAGAGCATAAACATCATGCAAAGACTCTGCTGGCtatacaaatgtattttattataacTGAAGTTTATGCATCGAAGATGTATCATTAGATAATTCTTTACAGTGGAAAGCTTTCCATCAAACTCTGCACAACATGTTGTAAACTTTCTTACTGCCCCCTTTGAATTGTCCATGACTGCAGAAAGGCAGCAGAAGGGGTTTGTGCTGACCAGCATGACTTCTCAGACGAGGTAAAGTTGCCTGTTGCACTGATGATGGAGGaagacaaactgacagaggCTGCACAGCTGTTTGCACAACTTTGGGATGAGGAGACTGGAGAGGACCTGGGTGACATTCACAGAGAACTGATACTGGAGCTATTCAAGTTTGTGTTTGACATCATTGAATACGTGGAAGTTCTGTGAGGGAATCATAGATGTCCGGGGGTATTTGGGGGATTGTGAGTGTGAAAAGGACTATAATGAATAACTTATGAACATAAGCAGTAGCATGGTACtactgttgttgtgatttgcTGTGAATAAGGGGCAATAGAACGTTTAAtcatttttccagtgttttttgctttgtttacttTTCAGTAAAGCACTCAATAATTCTCTTTGATTATTTCATGGAAAACAAAGAGCTAAGTCAGTATATGTATGTTAAGATAAAACCCCCAACCCCTTGAGCAAATTTaggttttccagcagcagaacAACAGAAATTGCACCAAGTAGAGccaattatgaaatgaacagtgggtaagaatacaaaatgaaaatgcacaAGAGAAGCTAAaggtggggggaaaaaatctaaAGTGACGCAGTATACATAAACTTGTGCCAATAATGCAGTACAATCTAAAAGCTAAATGAAAGTAGCAGCAAAGTAAAGTACATGTAGGAGGTGGAAACATCTACTGTAATAGCACACAACAGAGTAGTATATATATAACGTGCTAAATAACATACATAAGATGTCTCATCACATAATCAAGAGTTTTTACTAACTCTTCCTGTCCTCCATGAGTGCCAACATTGCTTGCAtggttaaaatatttaattagtCTATATTTCCTCCAAAGATCTTCCAGTTTTACAGTACAAGTAGACACGTCAGCTTCTCGGTGTCATATTAAACATCCGCAGTTGTCAGTACATATTTAATTCAGCTGATTGCAGTAAAATATCGTAGTATTATTCAAAGGGAAattctgaatgaaaatatgCGAGAGCCAGTAGTGCATGTAATCAGTTAATGGTAAAATTTTTGAATCGATACATGTTGCCACAGTGGCATAGATACCCACATTGTTGTTTACTAATTAAACAAGTCAACAACAAAACTGCTTCCACACACatctggcagcagcagtgtttttttttttttttaaattgaaatctCTTTACGTGTCTCTCTTACAATAAACTGATAAACATctgcacattaaataaaaacctgtaTTTGACATTTACACTAACATTAATACCAATGAATCAGTAACTAAAGTGTTGCCAATTtaattactgattatttttggatgtcttTGGGAGTGTGCATTAACGTAAAAATATCTCAAATACTATAATGGACATAATGGATAAATCATATGTGGACATACATACACCATCAATGCATTAAAATATGTTACCAGCAGTGCCACCATATGGCCACTCCTAAACTCATGAATCCATTACAACAAAAGAAGGTTGTATTTTCACACATGAACACTCAACAGTTCTAGAAAATTCATTTGACCTGTATGTAAACATGTAATGAGCTGGTTATCAGCTCTCAGAGTATGTACGACTGTGGATCCTCAGTGTTTGAATTTGCTGTAAAATCTGCTGGATTTTcaccctgaaaacacacattctcaTTGTTCCTGTCACAATAGTAAAGTTTAGttatcaaaaagaaaagcaagcGCAGTGGTCTCTACAGTACGTTTGCATCACAGGAACCAGGCTGCAGGATCTGAAGgagtgacaatgtgttttacagcttttctaaACCAGGGGTAGAAGAAGGCGTAGATGACAGGGTTCAGACAGGAgttaaaatacatcagtaaGCTCATAAAAGCCTCAGTTGAAGAACCAACCAACATGTTGTCTGTAAGAACGACAATATAATATGGAGAATAGCAAAGCAGAAATGCAATTACaacaacaccaagagtcctggctgctttcagctcagacTTCTTCATTGTCAGGGTCATGAATACTGGGCTGTGGCTGCAACatgagagcgcatggcacgagcctgagacactGCCACAAAAAACACTCTAATACAGAACTATGGTG comes from Lates calcarifer isolate ASB-BC8 unplaced genomic scaffold, TLL_Latcal_v3 _unitig_1800_quiver_1600, whole genome shotgun sequence and encodes:
- the LOC127139597 gene encoding trace amine-associated receptor 7f-like; the encoded protein is MEEDELCFPQLLNTSCKKPKPPPSEAVFIYILLFFISVLTVILNLLVIISISHYRQLHSPTNLILLSLAVSDFFVGLLVIPFTILTSGTCWVLGDLMCALYFLLPYILVVASGLNMVLVSVDRYVAICDPMHYSTRITDKVVSISVCVCWICSIFYGIFISYDHLKQPGRYNSCYGECLVNVVGEVDLVTFIISITVIVALYMRVFFVAVSQARAMRSHVETTAQYSMTLTMKKSELKAARTLGVVVAVFLICYCPYYIFILTGNILVGSSTEAFMSFLMYFNSCLNPVIYAFFYPWFRKAVKHIVTLQILRPDSTETNIL